DNA from Brevibacterium sp. 'Marine':
ATGGCTGAGGTCGAACAGACGCAGTTCGAGATCGATGCCATCTGGAAGGACATCATCGCCTCGGCCGAGTCGGATCGGTGGCGGCCGAAGAAGTCACCGCTGTGCAATTGGTGCACGTTCAAGCCGCTGTGCCCGGCCTGGGGCAATACCGCTCCCCCGACCCCGGAGATCACGAAGATCGTCGGGGCTTAGGGTTCAGGCGCTCTGCTGAGCGCGCAGACGTCGCAGGTCGGCGACTCCGCGGCCTTCGAGGCTGTCCCACAGGATCCGGCCCGGACGCGGCTCGAGGTCGACGAAATGCGGGATCCCGATGGCAATGGTTCCCGCCGCCTCGGCACTGGCCAGACCCGGCTTCGAATCCTCCAGGGCCACACAGTCGGCCGGGTCGAGGTCGAGCAGAGCGGCTCCGCGCAGATACGGCTCGGGGTTCGGTTTGCCGGCGGATACCTCGTCGCCGGAGACGAGACCGGCGAAGCTGTTCGGCGGACAGCTGGAGATGACCGCCTCGGCCAGTGGTCGGTAGGACATCGTGACCATGACGTTCGGGATGCCCTCGGCCTTGAGTTCGGCCAGCAGCTCCAGTGCACCGGGGCGGAAGGGCACGGATGCTCGGATCTGTCCGATGACGTTGCCCATCAGGGTCTCGACGATCTCCTCGGCGGGCAGGTCGAGACCGGCCTCGCGCATCATTCGGGCGGAGACGATCAGCTCGTTGCCGACGAATTCGAGCCCCTGCTCTTCCGACCAGGACAGCCCGTGGGCGTTCATGAGTTCGGTCTCGGCGCGGATCCAATACGGCTCGGTGTCGACGAGGGTTCCGTCCATGTCCCACAGGACGGCGGAAGGGTCGGCTGATGCGTGGTTCGTCATAGGCCCAGCGTAGTCTGGAACCATGAGTATTCTTCCATCCGGGTCCGGGGCACTCGTCTTCATCGCCTTCGAAGGTCAGGATGCCGATGCTTCCGAAGCGGCGAGTTCGCTGGCCAAGGATCTCATCGAGGTTTGGCAGCTGGACGACTCCGAGATCCTCGACACCGATGGGTTCTACGAATTCCGCTTCTCCGAACCCGAGATCATCCGCGACGAGGCCGGCACGGCGTCGATCGCCTGGCCGGGTGTCGCGGTGCACCGGGGCCGCCTCGGCGAGTTGCCGATCACGGTCATCCAGGGGCACGAACCGGGCCTGAAATGGCGGGAGTTCCTCACCCTCATTCTCGCTCACGTCGGTGCTGACGATACCGTCGTCCTCCTCGGAGGGCTCCATGCCGAGGTTCCGCATACGCGGCCCCTGCCCGTGGTGGCCAACACGGAGGACGCTGAACTCGCGTCCGGTCTCGGCATCGACGCCAACGGGTATGAGGGACCCATCGGCATTCTCGGGCTGCTCGGAGTCGCGTGCCGCTGGCGCGGAATCAGGGCGATCAACCTGTGGGTGGGCGTGCCGGACTATCTCGCCGAGTCTCCGTCGCCGAAGGCCGAGCTCGCTCTGGCGAAGGCGGTCGAGCGCTATGTCGGCATCGAGATCGACATCCATGTGCTCGAAGAGGAGAGCCGGGCCTGGGAGCTCGGCGCCGACGAACTCGTCTCGTTCAACCCGCGGCTGGCAGAGCTCGTCAAGGCGCTGGAGAAGCAGAACGATTCGGCGGACCTGCCGGAGGCCAGCGGAGACGCCATCGCGGCCGAGTTCGAACGCTATCTGCGCAAACGCGGCCGCGATAAGTGAACCACAGTCATTCGGTGGTCAGGCGGTCGACGCCGAACGGTGTCAGTCCAGCAGACGGATGCCCAGGAGGGCGTCGACGGCGTCGGCGACTCGGTCGCCGGTGATGCCCGCTGTCTCCGAGGGTTCGGAGTCCGCATAGTGTTCGGCCCACTCGTCGAGGATCCCCAGAGCCCGCGGGCTGTCGAGGTCATCGGTGAGTGCTTCCCGCAGCAGACCGATGATGTGCTCGCGCAGACCCTGGCGACATTCGGATTCGCATTTGGCCGCGTGCCTCCATGACTGGAGGCGTGCCTCGGCGATGGACAGCTGCTCTTCGGTGAAGCTCCAGTCGCTGCGGTAGTGGTTGGACAGGATCACGGTGCGGATGGCCATGGGATCGACTCCACGCTCGCGCAGCTTCGAGACGAGGACGAGGTTGCCTTTGGACTTGCTCATCTTCTCGCCGTCGAGGCCCACCATTCCGGTGTGCATATAGGTCTTCGCCATCGGCGTGTCCCGCCAGGCA
Protein-coding regions in this window:
- a CDS encoding HAD family phosphatase, which gives rise to MTNHASADPSAVLWDMDGTLVDTEPYWIRAETELMNAHGLSWSEEQGLEFVGNELIVSARMMREAGLDLPAEEIVETLMGNVIGQIRASVPFRPGALELLAELKAEGIPNVMVTMSYRPLAEAVISSCPPNSFAGLVSGDEVSAGKPNPEPYLRGAALLDLDPADCVALEDSKPGLASAEAAGTIAIGIPHFVDLEPRPGRILWDSLEGRGVADLRRLRAQQSA
- a CDS encoding PAC2 family protein, giving the protein MSILPSGSGALVFIAFEGQDADASEAASSLAKDLIEVWQLDDSEILDTDGFYEFRFSEPEIIRDEAGTASIAWPGVAVHRGRLGELPITVIQGHEPGLKWREFLTLILAHVGADDTVVLLGGLHAEVPHTRPLPVVANTEDAELASGLGIDANGYEGPIGILGLLGVACRWRGIRAINLWVGVPDYLAESPSPKAELALAKAVERYVGIEIDIHVLEEESRAWELGADELVSFNPRLAELVKALEKQNDSADLPEASGDAIAAEFERYLRKRGRDK